From the genome of Mycoplasmopsis bovis PG45:
TAAGAGTTTATTATACCTTGCTCAGTAAAAATTCTGCCCTTGCCAAATGATTGAGTGCCTAAAATTAATACATTGTTTTGCTTAGCTAAAATTTGAAAATGCTGATCTTTTGCTTTATTGCTTGTGGATTTTGAAGATGGAGATTCTTGCAGTTCAATAGATATATTATGAGAGTTATATAAATATTGCTTATAGTCAGTAAAATTCATGAGCATTTGCTTAGGCAAGTCTGCAGATGAAAGTGTTGCAATAGCAAAAGTAAACTTTTCATTTGGATATTCAGTTATCAATTTATCAATAACATTTATGATCATAAATGTCTTTCCAGAACCTGTTGGAGCCTGAAATTCTAATATTTTCTTTTTGTCTTGATCATATTTATCAATAATTTTACATACAGCTTTGTTTTGTGTATTACTTAATTGCATCAGTATCCTCTTTTGATATAGGTTTTAGGGACGTTAAACTTCTTAGAATGTCAATATTGCTATCTTTATCTTCAGTGTCAATATTAAAGTCTTGTAGCATTTTGATATATTGCTCTTTTATACTCATATTACTTTGATTATCATCAAATAATTTAGTTGAAAAATATTCAATGTCATAAACATTTAAATTTGATTTGTATGGCTTGTTTTTCTTAATTCAATCAAAATTAGATTCATTATTTGTATAAATTCCATTATTGATGCGGTATAGTCTTTCATAGCAAACATTTGTAGCTATGTTATTTTCATTGTTTGTTACTAATGTATAACATCTATTTCCGCCATCTTCTTTGTTTAATTCCATAACAGCATGTCCAGTAGTGCCTGAACCAGCATAGAAGTCTAAAATTCGAGCATTATTGTTAGGGTGTAATTTTATTAAAAGTTTAATTAGCTCAACAGGTTTCGCAGTACTGAATTCATCACTTTTTAAAATACTTGATAATACTTTGTTTCCAGTTTTGTTATTAAAACTACTTCCTTTTATGATTGTCTTAAATATCCATGTGTTTTTTCTTTTCTTAGGATAGATCTTGAATTTATCATTATCCATTTTTATTACAAGCTCTTCCTTTTCTTTGTTAATTTTTTCTCTCGATCATCTTCATACATATTGCACACCATTTACATTTTTGGGTCATAAAGTGTAAATGGTTTTCTCTGTGGGCTCAATAGTGTGGTATAAATTATGGTTTTCATCTTTATTAATAAAAATTGGATAAGCTAAATTTGGCCTATTTTTATCATTAAATTTTTTGCTTTGATTCTCAAGTGTATATTGCAATCAATATTCCCCCTTATTATCTACAAGTGTTTCAAGATTGCGGTTTTTATATATTTCTGGTAATTTATTAATAACATATTCGTTATCTAGCTCTTCAGGCACAAAATTCACACCACCATAAATTAAAATATACTCATGAGTTAGCGCAATTTCAGTATTTACTTGTCTCCCGCTTGGGTTTAAGATAGCTGGCACACATGCTATGAAATTTTCTTCACCAAAGATTTCATCCATTAATACTTTCAAATAGGCCTGTTCGCTATCATCAATAGAAACAAAAATAACACCATCTTCCTTTAAAAGCTGCTTTGCCATTCTAAGTCGTTCATTTAACATATTTAGTCAACCAGTACGACTAAATTTATCACGATAGATAAATTTTGATGAACCAACATCATCTTTTTCACTTAGATTATTGCCATCAGAAAGTGAGCTTTCAGTATTATAAGGAGGATCGATATAAATTACATCGTAATTAACAGTCTCTGACTGTGACTCTCTCTCTCTCTCTCTCTCTCTCGATCACTATAAGATTTTTAAGAGCATCATAGTTTTCGCCAATTATTAGTGTATTAGTAGGCTTGTTATTGTCATTATTAAACGATAATTTTTCATCCTTTTTGAATAAAGCTATTTCAGAAGCATTAACTGAAGGAGCAATATCAAATACAAAACCTAGTTTTACTCTTTTGATTAAAAGTTGGTAAACATTATGTAAAGCTGGGTCGTTGTCCTCAAATTTATCAATGATTGAAAGAATAAGATCTTTTTGATCTTGATTTAGTTCATTGCTAAGGCTTAAGGCATTAGCTTTTTCTATATAATCCTGTTTTATAGTATTCATTGTCATCCTTATAAACTTGTAAATTGAATTTTTATTACATAATTTTAATTATATACATTTAGTTAATCCTTAGTCATAGGTTTTAAGGACGTTAAACTTCTTAGAATGTCAATATTGCTATCTTTATCTTCGGTGTCAATATTAAAGTCCTGTAGCATTTTGATATATTGCTCTTTTATACTAATATTACTTTGATTATCATCAAATAATTTAGTTGAATAATATTCAATGTTATAAACATTTAAATTGGAGTTATAATGTTTGTTTTTCTTAATTCACTCAAAATTAGATTCATTATTTGTAGAGATTCCATTATTGATTCGATATAGTCTTTCATAACAAACATTTGTAGCTATGTTATTTTCATTATTGGTTACTAAAGTGAAGGTTCTATTTCCGCCATCTTCTTTGTTTAGTTCCATAACAGCATGTCCAGTAGTGCCTGAACCAGTATAGAAGTCTAAAATTCGAGCACTTTTGTTAGGATGAAGATTTATGAGAAATCTAAGCAAACCAACAGGCTTAGGGTGATCAAAAATTTTGTTAGTAAAAATTTCTTTTTGTTCTGATGTCCCTACTGAACCATGGACTGAATAAATTAAATTTGAAAATTTGGAATCTCTATTCACTAATTGGTTGTTATTATCAACATATTGATATTGTTTTGAATATACACTTTTGTTTTTGAAAACAATAAAATTATTCTCTATCCCTCAATTAATTTTTTCCTTGCTTCATCTTCACTGCCAATCTTTAGTTGCATGATTGCCAGAATGTCTACTTTGCCAATTTTTTTCAGATCTGCCTGGATAATAAATTTTTCCATTATGAGAAATAGGAAAGTCTAGCGATTCAGACCAAGTCAATGAAGCTCTATCTAGTTGGTTTAATTTGTACATTCCTCTTGTTTTCACAAATTCATCAGAATATTTATATGAGCCATCATCAATATCTTTTGCATAGTTATTAGTTTTAAATTTATCAATGTTATTTGCATATACTAAAACATATTCAGTAAGAATTTTTAAGAATTTACTATCTTCACCAGATCCTTCATTTTTCTTTTGTCAAACAATATTTGCTATGAAATTTTCTTCACCAAAAATTTCATCCATTAGCACTTTCAAATAGGCCTGTTCGCTGTCATCAATGGAAACAAAAATAACACCATCTTCTTTTAAAAGCTGCTTTGCCATTCTTAGTCGTTCGTTTAACATATTTAGTCAACCAGTACGACTAAATTTATCACGATAGATAAATTTTGATGAACTAACATCATTTTTTTCACTTAGGTTATTGCCATCAGTTAGTGAACTTTCAGTATTATAAGGAGGATCGATATAAATTACATCGTAATTAACAGTCTCTGACTGTGACTCTCTCTCTCTCTCTCTCTCTCTCTCTCTCGATCACTATAAGATTTTTAAGAGCATCATAATTTTCTCCAATTATTAGTGTATTAGTAGGCTTATTATTGTCATTGCTGAACGATAACTTTTCATCCTTTTTTAATAAAGCTATTTCAGATGCATTAACTGAAGGAGCAACATCAAATACAAAGCCTAGTTTTACTCTTTTGATTAAAAGTTGGAAAACATTATGTAATGCTGGGTCGTTGTCCTCAAATTTATCAATTATTGAAACAATAAGATCTTTTTGATCTTGATTTAGTTCATTGCTAAGGCTTAAGGCATTAGCTTTTTCTATATAATCCTGTTTTATAGTATTCATTGTCATCCTTATAAACTTGTAAATTGAATTTTTATTACATAATTTTAATTATATACATTTAGTTAATCCTTAGTCATAGGTTTTAAGGATGTTAAACTTCTTAGAATGTCAATATTGCTATCTTTATCTTCGGTGTCAATATTAAAGTCCTGTAGCATTTTGATATATTGCTCTTTTATACTAATATTACTTTGATTATCATCAAATAATTTAGTTGAATAATATTCAATGTTATAAACATTTAAATTGGAGTTATATGGTTTGTTTTCTTTAATCCAGTCAAAATTAGATTCATTATTTGTAGAGATTCCATTATTGATTCGATATAGTCTTTCGTAACAAACATTTGTAGCTATGTTATTTTCATTATTTGTTACTAATGTATAACTTCTATTTCCGCCATCTTCTTTGTTTAGTTCCATAACAGCATGACCAGTGGTGCCTGAACCAGCATAGAAGTCTAAAATACGAGCGTTTTTGTTAGGTATGATACTTATTAAATATTTAATTAATGAAATGGGTTTAGGATACATAAATGTATTATTTATAAATATCGATTCTATTTCTTTTTTTGCAGTTTCATTTGTCTCTACTTCGCATTCATCCATTGAAATTATGTCGGATGGTTTTTTATTTCTAATTTCATTTCTCAGATATCTAGGAGAAAACTTTGTAGATTTGATAAGAATATGAGTTCCGGCAAGTAATTCGTTGTCTAAGAATTGCTGGCTTCATTTAAATTTTCCTTTTAAAACAAAATCAACATCCGAATTCCCATTTTTAATGTTAATGTTATTCATCAATTCAACTTTTTCATATAAACCTTTTTCGAAATATCCATTAAAACCAAATTTCACATGGTGTTTGTTAAATGATAATTCTTTTTTATTGTTTGTATCATTTAACAAAGGCATATCACCTCCTGTTATAGTTCCAACATTGTATTCACGGTTATTTCTCTTCTTTTCATAACATAAAACATATTCCATTTTCTTTCTTACTTTGCTACTTAATGATGCTGGAGTATATGTTCTAATTCATTTGAAAACACTGATAAAATTTTCCTCGCCAAAAATTTCATCCATTAACACTTTCAAATAGGCTTGTTCGCTATCATCAATTGAAACAAAAATAACACCATCTTCTTTTAAAAGTTGGTGTGATAGTCTTAGTCGTTCGTTTAACATATTTAGTCAACCAGTACGACTAAATT
Proteins encoded in this window:
- a CDS encoding site-specific DNA-methyltransferase — translated: MYIDPPYNTESSLSDGNNLSEKDDVGSSKFIYRDKFSRTGWLNMLNERLRMAKQLLKEDGVIFVSIDDSEQAYLKVLMDEIFGEENFIACVPAILNPSGRQVNTEIALTHEYILIYGGVNFVPEELDNEYVINKLPEIYKNRNLETLVDNKGEYWLQYTLENQSKKFNDKNRPNLAYPIFINKDENHNLYHTIEPTEKTIYTLWPKNVNGVQYVWRWSREKINKEKEELVIKMDNDKFKIYPKKRKNTWIFKTIIKGSSFNNKTGNKVLSSILKSDEFSTAKPVELIKLLIKLHPNNNARILDFYAGSGTTGHAVMELNKEDGGNRCYTLVTNNENNIATNVCYERLYRINNGIYTNNESNFDWIKKNKPYKSNLNVYDIEYFSTKLFDDNQSNMSIKEQYIKMLQDFNIDTEDKDSNIDILRSLTSLKPISKEDTDAIK
- a CDS encoding type III restriction endonuclease subunit M, with protein sequence MNTIKQDYIEKANALSLSNELNQDQKDLILSIIDKFEDNDPALHNVYQLLIKRVKLGFVFDIAPSVNASEIALFKKDEKLSFNNDNNKPTNTLIIGENYDALKNLIVIERERERERVTVRDC